The proteins below are encoded in one region of Populus alba chromosome 2, ASM523922v2, whole genome shotgun sequence:
- the LOC118057684 gene encoding protein CURVATURE THYLAKOID 1A, chloroplastic has translation MASTMIAAAASSSMVATAIRTTRCSALPCLPPRSSSRSFPIKHVSLSESHRFAPLQIRASSSEESSVDVNEVFTDLKEKWDAVENKSTVILYGGGAIVFVWLSSIVIGAINSVPLLPKIMELVGLGYTGWFVYRYLLFKSSRKELATDIDALKKKIAGTE, from the exons ATGGCATCGACGATGATTGCGGCGGCAGCATCTTCCTCCATGGTGGCCACTGCCATCAGAACTACTCGCTGCTCTGCCTTGCCTTGCCTTCCTCCTCGCTCCTCCTCCCGGTCCTTTCCCATCAAACATGTCTCACTCTCAG AGTCCCACAGGTTTGCTCCACTCCAGATCAGAGCCTCTTCTTCAGAAGAATCCTCTGTCGACGTTAATGAGGTTTTCACAGACTTGAAGGAAAAG TGGGATGCAGTTGAAAACAAGTCCACAGTAATTCTCTATGGAGGAGGGGCAATAGTTTTTGTTTGGCTATCATCGATTGTTATTGGCGCCATCAATTCAGTACCTTTG CTTCCCAAAATCATGGAGTTGGTGGGGCTTGGATACACTGGATGGTTTGTCTATAGATATCTTCTCTTCAAG TCGAGCAGAAAAGAACTAGCCACGGACATTGACGcattgaagaagaagattgcAGGAACTGAATAG
- the LOC140955291 gene encoding uncharacterized protein — MNAQAKKRTGTSLKVSLPANLSGIEVSVVRLRSGHFWERGVNFSSFYIPPRVLPFPFVKRLSIVYQNLGNWSTRYYSVPDYSLVAPVVGFVAYDASNLSALGNEALKFSILGDPILISFPNLEIKGKPGTLKCVKLGPDGFVQFRNITKENTCITQGDGHFSVAVQNPEVEKNTRVWKWYVVGFGAAFFALVLSGVIGYTTFKLARSKKLRGMEAESENGVALDATSVGRSKMPSASMVRTQPTLEQDYVP, encoded by the coding sequence ATGAATGCACAAGCAAAGAAACGTACAGGTACTTCACTAAAAGTCTCTCTCCCTGCTAATTTATCTGGAATCGAAGTCTCAGTTGTTAGGCTAAGAAGTGGTCATTTCTGGGAAAGAGGAGTCAATTTCAGTTCTTTTTATATCCCGCCAAGGGTTCTTCCTTTCCCATTTGTGAAGAGACTATCTATAGTATACCAGAACTTGGGGAATTGGTCTACTCGTTATTACAGTGTGCCTGATTATTCATTAGTTGCTCCTGTTGTTGGCTTCGTGGCTTACGATGCTTCAAATTTGAGTGCACTGGGTAATGAAGCACTCAAGTTTAGCATTCTGGGTGACCCCATTTTGATCAGCTTTCCTAACCTTGAGATAAAAGGTAAGCCTGGGACATTAAAATGCGTCAAGCTTGGTCCAGATGGATTTGTCCAATTCAGGAACATAACCAAGGAAAACACCTGCATCACACAAGGTGATGGTCATTTCTCAGTAGCTGTTCAAAATCCTGAAGTGGAGAAGAATACCAGAGTATGGAAATGGTATGTGGTTGGATTTGGAGCTGCGTTTTTTGCATTGGTTTTGTCGGGTGTGATTGGATACACCACTTTTAAACTAGCGAGGAGTAAGAAATTAAGAGGAATGGAAGCAGAGTCTGAAAATGGGGTGGCTCTTGATGCAACTTCAGTCGGAAGAAGTAAAATGCCTTCAGCATCAATGGTAAGAACCCAGCCAACCCTTGAGCAAGACTATGTTCCTTGA
- the LOC118057685 gene encoding common plant regulatory factor 1 isoform X3 — protein sequence MCFTMGNDEEGKSSTSDKSSPAPPDQTNIHVYPDGAAMQAYYGPRVALPPYYNSAVASGHAPHPYMWGLPQPMMPPYGAPYATVYSHGVYAHPAVPIVSHPHGPGIVSSPAAGTLLSAETPTKSSGNTDRGLVNKLKGFDGLAMSIGNGNAETVEGGGRLSQSVETEASSDGIDGNTTRRGKKRSREGTPTVGGDTKMESHSSPLPREVNASTDNVLRAAVAPGMTTALELRNPPSVNAAKTSPTTIPQSGVVLPSEAWLKNELELKREKRKQSNRESARRSRLRKQAEAEELAHKVEVLTTENMALQSEINKFTEKSEKLRLENAALTQEKLKNAQLGHAQEMILNIDEHSAPAASTENLLSRVNNSAFEEESDLYERNSNSGAKLHQLMDASPRADAVAAG from the exons atgtgttttacCATGGGAAACGATGAAGAGGGAAAGTCTTCCACTTCTGATAAATCTTCACCTGCACCACCG GATCAGACCAATATTCATGTGTATCCTGATGGGGCAGCTATGCAG GCATATTATGGCCCCCGAGTGGCTCTCCCACCATATTACAACTCGGCTGTGGCTTCTGGCCATGCCCCTCATCCTTATATGTGGGGCCTGCCACAG CCTATGATGCCACCTTATGGGGCCCCTTATGCAACAGTCTACTCGCATGGAGTGTATGCACATCCAGCTGTTCCAATT GTATCCCATCCTCATGGTCCTGGGATTGTGTCATCTCCTGCA GCTGGAACCCTTTTGAGTGCAGAAACACCTACAAAATCTTCAGGAAATACTGATCGAGGTTTAGTGAATAAGTTGAAAGGATTTGATGGGCTTGCAATGTCAATAGGCAATGGTAATGCTGAGACTGTTGAGGGTGGGGGTAGGCTGTCTCAAAG TGTGGAGACAGAAGCTTCCAGTGATGGAATTGATGGGAATACAACTAGGAGG ggaaagaaaaggagccGTGAGGGAACACCAACTGTTG GTGGAGATACAAAAATGGAGTCACATTCCAGCCCCCTTCCTAGAGAGGTGAATGCATCCACTGACAATGTATTGAGGGCAGCTGTTGCTCCTGGCATGACCACAGCATTGGAGCTTAGGAACCCTCCTAGTGTGAATGCTGCTAAGACAAGTCCTACTACGATTCCTCAATCTGGTGTAGTTCTGCCCTCTGAAGCCTGGTTAAAG AATGAGCTGGAGCTGAAACGGGAGAAGAGGAAACAATCAAATCGAGAATCTGCTAGAAGGTCAAGATTAAGGAAGCAG GCTGAGGCTGAAGAACTTGCACACAAAGTTGAAGTACTGACCACGGAAAACATGGCACTCCAATctgaaataaacaaatttacagAGAAATCAGAGAAACTAAGGCTTGAAAATGCTGCATTAACG CAGGAGAAACTCAAGAATGCACAATTAGGACATGCTCAAGAAATGATTTTAAACATTGATGAGCACAGCGCCCCAGCTGCTAGTACAGAAAACTTGCTATCACGAGTTAACAATTCTGCCTTTGAAGAAGAGAGTGATCTGTATGAACGAAACTCAAATTCTGGTGCCAAGCTGCATCAACTCATGGATGCAAGCCCCAGAGCCGATGCTGTGGCCGCTGGTTGA
- the LOC118057685 gene encoding common plant regulatory factor 1 isoform X1, protein MCFTMGNDEEGKSSTSDKSSPAPPDQTNIHVYPDGAAMQAYYGPRVALPPYYNSAVASGHAPHPYMWGLPQPMMPPYGAPYATVYSHGVYAHPAVPIVSHPHGPGIVSSPAAGTLLSAETPTKSSGNTDRGLVNKLKGFDGLAMSIGNGNAETVEGGGRLSQSVETEASSDGIDGNTTRRGKKRSREGTPTVATGGDTKMESHSSPLPREVNASTDNVLRAAVAPGMTTALELRNPPSVNAAKTSPTTIPQSGVVLPSEAWLKNELELKREKRKQSNRESARRSRLRKQAEAEELAHKVEVLTTENMALQSEINKFTEKSEKLRLENAALTQEKLKNAQLGHAQEMILNIDEHSAPAASTENLLSRVNNSAFEEESDLYERNSNSGAKLHQLMDASPRADAVAAG, encoded by the exons atgtgttttacCATGGGAAACGATGAAGAGGGAAAGTCTTCCACTTCTGATAAATCTTCACCTGCACCACCG GATCAGACCAATATTCATGTGTATCCTGATGGGGCAGCTATGCAG GCATATTATGGCCCCCGAGTGGCTCTCCCACCATATTACAACTCGGCTGTGGCTTCTGGCCATGCCCCTCATCCTTATATGTGGGGCCTGCCACAG CCTATGATGCCACCTTATGGGGCCCCTTATGCAACAGTCTACTCGCATGGAGTGTATGCACATCCAGCTGTTCCAATT GTATCCCATCCTCATGGTCCTGGGATTGTGTCATCTCCTGCA GCTGGAACCCTTTTGAGTGCAGAAACACCTACAAAATCTTCAGGAAATACTGATCGAGGTTTAGTGAATAAGTTGAAAGGATTTGATGGGCTTGCAATGTCAATAGGCAATGGTAATGCTGAGACTGTTGAGGGTGGGGGTAGGCTGTCTCAAAG TGTGGAGACAGAAGCTTCCAGTGATGGAATTGATGGGAATACAACTAGGAGG ggaaagaaaaggagccGTGAGGGAACACCAACTGTTG CAACAGGTGGAGATACAAAAATGGAGTCACATTCCAGCCCCCTTCCTAGAGAGGTGAATGCATCCACTGACAATGTATTGAGGGCAGCTGTTGCTCCTGGCATGACCACAGCATTGGAGCTTAGGAACCCTCCTAGTGTGAATGCTGCTAAGACAAGTCCTACTACGATTCCTCAATCTGGTGTAGTTCTGCCCTCTGAAGCCTGGTTAAAG AATGAGCTGGAGCTGAAACGGGAGAAGAGGAAACAATCAAATCGAGAATCTGCTAGAAGGTCAAGATTAAGGAAGCAG GCTGAGGCTGAAGAACTTGCACACAAAGTTGAAGTACTGACCACGGAAAACATGGCACTCCAATctgaaataaacaaatttacagAGAAATCAGAGAAACTAAGGCTTGAAAATGCTGCATTAACG CAGGAGAAACTCAAGAATGCACAATTAGGACATGCTCAAGAAATGATTTTAAACATTGATGAGCACAGCGCCCCAGCTGCTAGTACAGAAAACTTGCTATCACGAGTTAACAATTCTGCCTTTGAAGAAGAGAGTGATCTGTATGAACGAAACTCAAATTCTGGTGCCAAGCTGCATCAACTCATGGATGCAAGCCCCAGAGCCGATGCTGTGGCCGCTGGTTGA
- the LOC118057685 gene encoding common plant regulatory factor 1 isoform X2: MCFTMGNDEEGKSSTSDKSSPAPPDQTNIHVYPDGAAMQAYYGPRVALPPYYNSAVASGHAPHPYMWGLPQPMMPPYGAPYATVYSHGVYAHPAVPIVSHPHGPGIVSSPAAGTLLSAETPTKSSGNTDRGLVNKLKGFDGLAMSIGNGNAETVEGGGRLSQSVETEASSDGIDGNTTRRGKKRSREGTPTVATGGDTKMESHSSPLPREVNASTDNVLRAAVAPGMTTALELRNPPSVNAAKTSPTTIPQSGVVLPSEAWLKNELELKREKRKQSNRESARRSRLRKQAEAEELAHKVEVLTTENMALQSEINKFTEKSEKLRLENAALTEKLKNAQLGHAQEMILNIDEHSAPAASTENLLSRVNNSAFEEESDLYERNSNSGAKLHQLMDASPRADAVAAG, from the exons atgtgttttacCATGGGAAACGATGAAGAGGGAAAGTCTTCCACTTCTGATAAATCTTCACCTGCACCACCG GATCAGACCAATATTCATGTGTATCCTGATGGGGCAGCTATGCAG GCATATTATGGCCCCCGAGTGGCTCTCCCACCATATTACAACTCGGCTGTGGCTTCTGGCCATGCCCCTCATCCTTATATGTGGGGCCTGCCACAG CCTATGATGCCACCTTATGGGGCCCCTTATGCAACAGTCTACTCGCATGGAGTGTATGCACATCCAGCTGTTCCAATT GTATCCCATCCTCATGGTCCTGGGATTGTGTCATCTCCTGCA GCTGGAACCCTTTTGAGTGCAGAAACACCTACAAAATCTTCAGGAAATACTGATCGAGGTTTAGTGAATAAGTTGAAAGGATTTGATGGGCTTGCAATGTCAATAGGCAATGGTAATGCTGAGACTGTTGAGGGTGGGGGTAGGCTGTCTCAAAG TGTGGAGACAGAAGCTTCCAGTGATGGAATTGATGGGAATACAACTAGGAGG ggaaagaaaaggagccGTGAGGGAACACCAACTGTTG CAACAGGTGGAGATACAAAAATGGAGTCACATTCCAGCCCCCTTCCTAGAGAGGTGAATGCATCCACTGACAATGTATTGAGGGCAGCTGTTGCTCCTGGCATGACCACAGCATTGGAGCTTAGGAACCCTCCTAGTGTGAATGCTGCTAAGACAAGTCCTACTACGATTCCTCAATCTGGTGTAGTTCTGCCCTCTGAAGCCTGGTTAAAG AATGAGCTGGAGCTGAAACGGGAGAAGAGGAAACAATCAAATCGAGAATCTGCTAGAAGGTCAAGATTAAGGAAGCAG GCTGAGGCTGAAGAACTTGCACACAAAGTTGAAGTACTGACCACGGAAAACATGGCACTCCAATctgaaataaacaaatttacagAGAAATCAGAGAAACTAAGGCTTGAAAATGCTGCATTAACG GAGAAACTCAAGAATGCACAATTAGGACATGCTCAAGAAATGATTTTAAACATTGATGAGCACAGCGCCCCAGCTGCTAGTACAGAAAACTTGCTATCACGAGTTAACAATTCTGCCTTTGAAGAAGAGAGTGATCTGTATGAACGAAACTCAAATTCTGGTGCCAAGCTGCATCAACTCATGGATGCAAGCCCCAGAGCCGATGCTGTGGCCGCTGGTTGA
- the LOC118057685 gene encoding common plant regulatory factor 1 isoform X4 produces the protein MCFTMGNDEEGKSSTSDKSSPAPPDQTNIHVYPDGAAMQAYYGPRVALPPYYNSAVASGHAPHPYMWGLPQPMMPPYGAPYATVYSHGVYAHPAVPIVSHPHGPGIVSSPAAGTLLSAETPTKSSGNTDRGLVNKLKGFDGLAMSIGNGNAETVEGGGRLSQSVETEASSDGIDGNTTRRGKKRSREGTPTVGGDTKMESHSSPLPREVNASTDNVLRAAVAPGMTTALELRNPPSVNAAKTSPTTIPQSGVVLPSEAWLKNELELKREKRKQSNRESARRSRLRKQAEAEELAHKVEVLTTENMALQSEINKFTEKSEKLRLENAALTEKLKNAQLGHAQEMILNIDEHSAPAASTENLLSRVNNSAFEEESDLYERNSNSGAKLHQLMDASPRADAVAAG, from the exons atgtgttttacCATGGGAAACGATGAAGAGGGAAAGTCTTCCACTTCTGATAAATCTTCACCTGCACCACCG GATCAGACCAATATTCATGTGTATCCTGATGGGGCAGCTATGCAG GCATATTATGGCCCCCGAGTGGCTCTCCCACCATATTACAACTCGGCTGTGGCTTCTGGCCATGCCCCTCATCCTTATATGTGGGGCCTGCCACAG CCTATGATGCCACCTTATGGGGCCCCTTATGCAACAGTCTACTCGCATGGAGTGTATGCACATCCAGCTGTTCCAATT GTATCCCATCCTCATGGTCCTGGGATTGTGTCATCTCCTGCA GCTGGAACCCTTTTGAGTGCAGAAACACCTACAAAATCTTCAGGAAATACTGATCGAGGTTTAGTGAATAAGTTGAAAGGATTTGATGGGCTTGCAATGTCAATAGGCAATGGTAATGCTGAGACTGTTGAGGGTGGGGGTAGGCTGTCTCAAAG TGTGGAGACAGAAGCTTCCAGTGATGGAATTGATGGGAATACAACTAGGAGG ggaaagaaaaggagccGTGAGGGAACACCAACTGTTG GTGGAGATACAAAAATGGAGTCACATTCCAGCCCCCTTCCTAGAGAGGTGAATGCATCCACTGACAATGTATTGAGGGCAGCTGTTGCTCCTGGCATGACCACAGCATTGGAGCTTAGGAACCCTCCTAGTGTGAATGCTGCTAAGACAAGTCCTACTACGATTCCTCAATCTGGTGTAGTTCTGCCCTCTGAAGCCTGGTTAAAG AATGAGCTGGAGCTGAAACGGGAGAAGAGGAAACAATCAAATCGAGAATCTGCTAGAAGGTCAAGATTAAGGAAGCAG GCTGAGGCTGAAGAACTTGCACACAAAGTTGAAGTACTGACCACGGAAAACATGGCACTCCAATctgaaataaacaaatttacagAGAAATCAGAGAAACTAAGGCTTGAAAATGCTGCATTAACG GAGAAACTCAAGAATGCACAATTAGGACATGCTCAAGAAATGATTTTAAACATTGATGAGCACAGCGCCCCAGCTGCTAGTACAGAAAACTTGCTATCACGAGTTAACAATTCTGCCTTTGAAGAAGAGAGTGATCTGTATGAACGAAACTCAAATTCTGGTGCCAAGCTGCATCAACTCATGGATGCAAGCCCCAGAGCCGATGCTGTGGCCGCTGGTTGA
- the LOC118057685 gene encoding common plant regulatory factor 1 isoform X5, whose translation MQAYYGPRVALPPYYNSAVASGHAPHPYMWGLPQPMMPPYGAPYATVYSHGVYAHPAVPIVSHPHGPGIVSSPAAGTLLSAETPTKSSGNTDRGLVNKLKGFDGLAMSIGNGNAETVEGGGRLSQSVETEASSDGIDGNTTRRGKKRSREGTPTVATGGDTKMESHSSPLPREVNASTDNVLRAAVAPGMTTALELRNPPSVNAAKTSPTTIPQSGVVLPSEAWLKNELELKREKRKQSNRESARRSRLRKQAEAEELAHKVEVLTTENMALQSEINKFTEKSEKLRLENAALTQEKLKNAQLGHAQEMILNIDEHSAPAASTENLLSRVNNSAFEEESDLYERNSNSGAKLHQLMDASPRADAVAAG comes from the exons ATGCAG GCATATTATGGCCCCCGAGTGGCTCTCCCACCATATTACAACTCGGCTGTGGCTTCTGGCCATGCCCCTCATCCTTATATGTGGGGCCTGCCACAG CCTATGATGCCACCTTATGGGGCCCCTTATGCAACAGTCTACTCGCATGGAGTGTATGCACATCCAGCTGTTCCAATT GTATCCCATCCTCATGGTCCTGGGATTGTGTCATCTCCTGCA GCTGGAACCCTTTTGAGTGCAGAAACACCTACAAAATCTTCAGGAAATACTGATCGAGGTTTAGTGAATAAGTTGAAAGGATTTGATGGGCTTGCAATGTCAATAGGCAATGGTAATGCTGAGACTGTTGAGGGTGGGGGTAGGCTGTCTCAAAG TGTGGAGACAGAAGCTTCCAGTGATGGAATTGATGGGAATACAACTAGGAGG ggaaagaaaaggagccGTGAGGGAACACCAACTGTTG CAACAGGTGGAGATACAAAAATGGAGTCACATTCCAGCCCCCTTCCTAGAGAGGTGAATGCATCCACTGACAATGTATTGAGGGCAGCTGTTGCTCCTGGCATGACCACAGCATTGGAGCTTAGGAACCCTCCTAGTGTGAATGCTGCTAAGACAAGTCCTACTACGATTCCTCAATCTGGTGTAGTTCTGCCCTCTGAAGCCTGGTTAAAG AATGAGCTGGAGCTGAAACGGGAGAAGAGGAAACAATCAAATCGAGAATCTGCTAGAAGGTCAAGATTAAGGAAGCAG GCTGAGGCTGAAGAACTTGCACACAAAGTTGAAGTACTGACCACGGAAAACATGGCACTCCAATctgaaataaacaaatttacagAGAAATCAGAGAAACTAAGGCTTGAAAATGCTGCATTAACG CAGGAGAAACTCAAGAATGCACAATTAGGACATGCTCAAGAAATGATTTTAAACATTGATGAGCACAGCGCCCCAGCTGCTAGTACAGAAAACTTGCTATCACGAGTTAACAATTCTGCCTTTGAAGAAGAGAGTGATCTGTATGAACGAAACTCAAATTCTGGTGCCAAGCTGCATCAACTCATGGATGCAAGCCCCAGAGCCGATGCTGTGGCCGCTGGTTGA
- the LOC118057685 gene encoding common plant regulatory factor 1 isoform X6 gives MWGLPQPMMPPYGAPYATVYSHGVYAHPAVPIVSHPHGPGIVSSPAAGTLLSAETPTKSSGNTDRGLVNKLKGFDGLAMSIGNGNAETVEGGGRLSQSVETEASSDGIDGNTTRRGKKRSREGTPTVATGGDTKMESHSSPLPREVNASTDNVLRAAVAPGMTTALELRNPPSVNAAKTSPTTIPQSGVVLPSEAWLKNELELKREKRKQSNRESARRSRLRKQAEAEELAHKVEVLTTENMALQSEINKFTEKSEKLRLENAALTQEKLKNAQLGHAQEMILNIDEHSAPAASTENLLSRVNNSAFEEESDLYERNSNSGAKLHQLMDASPRADAVAAG, from the exons ATGTGGGGCCTGCCACAG CCTATGATGCCACCTTATGGGGCCCCTTATGCAACAGTCTACTCGCATGGAGTGTATGCACATCCAGCTGTTCCAATT GTATCCCATCCTCATGGTCCTGGGATTGTGTCATCTCCTGCA GCTGGAACCCTTTTGAGTGCAGAAACACCTACAAAATCTTCAGGAAATACTGATCGAGGTTTAGTGAATAAGTTGAAAGGATTTGATGGGCTTGCAATGTCAATAGGCAATGGTAATGCTGAGACTGTTGAGGGTGGGGGTAGGCTGTCTCAAAG TGTGGAGACAGAAGCTTCCAGTGATGGAATTGATGGGAATACAACTAGGAGG ggaaagaaaaggagccGTGAGGGAACACCAACTGTTG CAACAGGTGGAGATACAAAAATGGAGTCACATTCCAGCCCCCTTCCTAGAGAGGTGAATGCATCCACTGACAATGTATTGAGGGCAGCTGTTGCTCCTGGCATGACCACAGCATTGGAGCTTAGGAACCCTCCTAGTGTGAATGCTGCTAAGACAAGTCCTACTACGATTCCTCAATCTGGTGTAGTTCTGCCCTCTGAAGCCTGGTTAAAG AATGAGCTGGAGCTGAAACGGGAGAAGAGGAAACAATCAAATCGAGAATCTGCTAGAAGGTCAAGATTAAGGAAGCAG GCTGAGGCTGAAGAACTTGCACACAAAGTTGAAGTACTGACCACGGAAAACATGGCACTCCAATctgaaataaacaaatttacagAGAAATCAGAGAAACTAAGGCTTGAAAATGCTGCATTAACG CAGGAGAAACTCAAGAATGCACAATTAGGACATGCTCAAGAAATGATTTTAAACATTGATGAGCACAGCGCCCCAGCTGCTAGTACAGAAAACTTGCTATCACGAGTTAACAATTCTGCCTTTGAAGAAGAGAGTGATCTGTATGAACGAAACTCAAATTCTGGTGCCAAGCTGCATCAACTCATGGATGCAAGCCCCAGAGCCGATGCTGTGGCCGCTGGTTGA
- the LOC118057686 gene encoding putative glucose-6-phosphate 1-epimerase yields MRHSAAVWDYRAAIEHTKDWNGMDQVVLRNPQGASARVSLHGGQVFSWRNEQGEELLFTSSKGIFKPPKQVRGGIPICFPQFGNCGSLEQHGFARSKVWTVDDNPPPLHPNDSHGKSFIDLLLKPSEEDLKCWPYSFELRLRVSLAANGDLALTSRVRNIDGKPFSFSFTYHTYLSVSDISEVRVEGLETLDYLDNLRQRERFTEQGDALTFESEVDRVYLSCPNAIAILDHGRKRTYVIRKDGLPDVAVWNPWEKKSKAMADFGDEEYKKMLCVDGAVVEKPVTLKPGEEWTGLLVLSAVPSSFCSEYFDLERRGL; encoded by the exons ATGAGGCATTCTGCAGCTGTATGGGATTATAGAGCAGCAATTGAGCATACCAAAGACTGGAACGGTATGGACCAGGTCGTGCTCCGCAACCCACAAGGAGCCTCCGCGCGG GTTAGTCTGCATGGAGGGCAAGTTTTTTCATGGAGGAATGAGCAAGGGGAAGAACTTCTATTCACAAGCAGTAAG GGGATCTTTAAGCCTCCAAAACAAGTGCGCGGAGGGATCCCTATATGTTTCCCGCAG TTTGGAAACTGTGGATCTCTAGAGCAGCATGGTTTTGCTAGGAGCAAGGTTTGGACAGTTGATGACAATCCTCCTCCTTTGCATCCCAATGACTCCCATGGGAAATCCTTCATTGACCTACTGCTCAAACCATCTGAAGAAGACCTGAAGTGCTGGCCTTATAG ttttgagTTACGTCTCAGGGTGTCACTTGCCGCAAATGGAGACTTGGCGCTGACATCAAGAGTTCGGAACATCGACGGAAAACCATTTAGTTTCTCGTTTACATATCACACATATTTGTCAGTTTCTGACATAAG TGAAGTGAGGGTAGAAGGATTGGAAACACTTGACTACCTAGACAACCTTCGACAAAGAGAACGATTTACAGAACAAGGAGATGCCCTCACTTTTGAATCTGAG GTGGATCGAGTTTATCTCAGCTGTCCCAATGCAATTGCAATCCTCGATCATGGGAGGAAGAGGACATATGTTATTAGAAAGGATGGACTCCCGGATGTAG CGGTGTGGAATCCATGGGAGAAGAAATCAAAAGCAATGGCGGATTTTGGCGATGAAGAGTACAAAAAGATGTTGTGTGTCGATGGAGCAGTGGTTGAGAAACCTGTCACCTTGAAGCCAGGTGAGGAATGGACAGGGCTTTTGGTGCTCTCAGCTGTGCCTTCAAGCTTTTGTAGTGAATACTTTGATCTTGAGAGACGAGGCCTTTGA